A portion of the Paenibacillus hamazuiensis genome contains these proteins:
- a CDS encoding DUF3231 family protein: protein MEAEHNNRLTSAEIAHLWISYTNDTMAVCILKYFAQKVEDSEIKPVIDYALSVAQKHIQTVKKIMESENAAVPQGFTDEDVNPNCPRLYSDTFFLQYLKQMSRAGLKANSLGLSLAARDDVIRFYNMALTDSAELCNKATGMLLSKGLYIRAPYIPVPQKVDFVRKMSFLSNLLKEKDRPLTAIEIANIYGNMQTNGMGSALLTGFSQVARSAEVRQYLAKGIELANKEMEILHRFLAENRLPAPMTWDGDVTASTEPPFSDKLMLFHVCGLNTIGIGDIGDSLGTSMRADLSASYARFLADVLSYAEDGANIMIANGWLEQPPQAADREALAGV from the coding sequence ATGGAAGCTGAACATAACAATCGGCTTACTTCAGCGGAAATCGCCCATTTATGGATTTCATATACGAACGATACGATGGCGGTTTGCATTTTGAAATATTTTGCGCAAAAAGTCGAAGATTCCGAAATCAAGCCTGTCATCGACTACGCGCTGAGCGTCGCCCAGAAGCATATTCAAACGGTTAAGAAAATCATGGAAAGCGAAAATGCCGCAGTCCCGCAAGGATTTACGGATGAAGACGTGAATCCGAACTGCCCGAGATTGTACTCGGATACGTTTTTTCTTCAGTATTTGAAGCAGATGTCCAGGGCGGGGTTGAAAGCGAACAGCCTCGGACTCAGCCTTGCCGCCCGCGATGATGTGATCAGGTTTTATAATATGGCCCTTACGGATTCGGCGGAGCTGTGCAATAAAGCGACGGGTATGCTTTTATCCAAAGGGTTATATATTAGAGCGCCTTATATTCCCGTTCCGCAAAAAGTCGATTTTGTGCGGAAGATGAGTTTTCTGTCCAATTTGCTGAAGGAAAAGGACAGACCGCTTACCGCTATCGAAATTGCCAACATTTATGGAAATATGCAGACGAACGGGATGGGCAGCGCCTTGCTCACGGGATTCAGTCAAGTCGCCAGGTCGGCCGAAGTCCGTCAATATCTGGCAAAGGGAATTGAGCTGGCGAACAAAGAGATGGAAATATTGCACCGGTTTTTGGCTGAAAACCGGCTGCCTGCTCCGATGACTTGGGACGGTGACGTGACCGCTTCGACGGAGCCGCCTTTCTCGGACAAATTGATGCTGTTTCATGTATGCGGTCTTAACACGATCGGAATCGGGGACATCGGAGATTCGCTGGGCACCTCCATGAGAGCCGATTTGTCCGCCTCTTATGCCCGTTTTTTGGCGGATGTGCTGAGTTATGCAGAAGACGGGGCGAACATCATGATCGCTAACGGTTGGCTGGAGCAGCCACCGCAAGCGGCTGACAGAGAGGCGCTGGCCGGAGTGTGA
- a CDS encoding GntR family transcriptional regulator, translated as MVDHTESAPLYKQLQDKILDSIHNGTLKPGDKLPTELELSESNNVSRVTVRSALDSLTSEGYLVRVPGKGTFIKKDKIRKNVTETIGFSDTCKLQNKVPGAKVIKCVIEEATASDQEHLGLQPGDKIINIERIRYADNVPVSVEYTRLPSSFSFLLQEDLNHKSLYEILKNKHKITFGISRKYIVMEYASFDVATYLNIEEGHPLLCIRSTVSSPDGKKIHRSKQLILGDRFELIV; from the coding sequence ATGGTCGATCATACGGAATCCGCGCCATTATATAAACAGCTGCAAGATAAAATTTTGGACTCCATCCATAACGGCACACTGAAGCCAGGAGACAAGCTCCCTACGGAATTGGAGTTAAGCGAAAGCAACAATGTCAGCCGGGTCACGGTCCGCTCCGCTCTTGATTCGCTTACCTCTGAAGGATATTTGGTCCGGGTCCCGGGAAAAGGCACTTTTATTAAGAAAGATAAGATCAGGAAAAATGTTACGGAGACGATTGGGTTCAGCGACACTTGCAAACTGCAAAACAAGGTCCCTGGCGCCAAGGTCATCAAATGCGTGATTGAAGAGGCCACCGCTTCAGACCAGGAGCATCTGGGTTTACAACCCGGGGATAAAATCATTAACATCGAAAGAATCAGATATGCCGACAATGTCCCGGTATCTGTGGAATATACCCGTCTTCCTTCTTCCTTTTCTTTTTTGCTGCAGGAAGATTTAAATCATAAATCGCTTTACGAAATTTTAAAAAACAAACACAAAATCACATTTGGCATATCCAGAAAATATATCGTGATGGAATACGCTTCTTTCGATGTGGCCACCTATTTAAATATCGAGGAAGGTCATCCTCTGCTGTGTATCCGAAGTACCGTCAGCAGCCCGGACGGTAAAAAAATCCACCGCTCCAAGCAGTTGATATTAGGGGACAGGTTTGAGCTGATTGTTTAA
- a CDS encoding anaerobic C4-dicarboxylate transporter family protein, whose translation MFWFQLFIIILLIFFGARKGDVFMGLLGGVGVAIFVFIFRVQPAAPPIDVMLIILAVVLAASALQSSGGLNFLVHLAEKMLSKSPKNITIIAPIISWLFTFLSGTGHVVYSLLPIINELALDNKIRPERPISNSIIASQQAITCSPVSAATAAMIGFMAPLGVGLGSILTIAIPATLVGVIISAVLTIRKGKELEEDPEYLRRLAEGLIVKPEQKAEKQAVSKGAKASVALFLLGVLSIVIMGMFTNLRPTWMQGGQAAMLSMPYTIEIIMLVCATLIIIFGRPAIETILNGPIFRAGALAMVCAFGLAWMSGTFINGQTAFIQGHVATIVNSHPWTLAVIMFIVAALTTSQGATTLIMVPIAIALHLPPYIIIGAWMAVNANYFLPVASQCLAAISFDTAGTTKIGRFVLNHSFLIPGLINSVISVIVATLIGSFLI comes from the coding sequence ATGTTTTGGTTTCAGCTGTTCATCATCATCTTGCTTATATTTTTTGGAGCCAGAAAAGGCGATGTTTTTATGGGGTTGCTCGGCGGCGTCGGTGTGGCGATCTTTGTTTTTATCTTTCGCGTCCAACCGGCGGCTCCCCCCATCGATGTTATGTTGATTATTTTAGCGGTCGTTTTGGCGGCTTCCGCTCTGCAGTCTTCGGGCGGACTCAACTTTCTAGTCCATCTTGCGGAAAAAATGCTAAGTAAGTCGCCTAAAAATATTACGATCATAGCTCCGATCATCTCCTGGTTGTTTACTTTTTTGTCGGGGACGGGACATGTCGTCTATAGTTTATTGCCGATTATTAATGAACTTGCCCTCGATAATAAAATCAGGCCGGAAAGACCCATTTCAAACAGTATTATCGCCTCCCAGCAGGCGATTACCTGCTCGCCGGTATCGGCGGCTACCGCAGCTATGATCGGATTTATGGCCCCCCTTGGAGTGGGTTTGGGATCCATTTTGACCATTGCAATACCCGCTACGCTTGTTGGCGTTATTATAAGTGCGGTGTTGACGATACGCAAGGGGAAGGAGTTGGAGGAAGATCCGGAATATTTGCGGAGGCTGGCGGAAGGATTGATCGTTAAGCCGGAACAGAAGGCGGAGAAACAAGCGGTTTCCAAAGGAGCGAAAGCTTCGGTTGCGCTCTTTTTGCTTGGCGTGTTGTCGATCGTCATTATGGGCATGTTTACGAACCTGCGACCGACCTGGATGCAGGGAGGTCAGGCTGCCATGTTATCCATGCCGTATACGATTGAGATTATTATGCTGGTTTGCGCCACGCTCATCATTATCTTTGGCCGACCGGCGATCGAAACGATTCTTAACGGTCCGATATTCAGGGCGGGGGCGCTGGCGATGGTTTGCGCTTTCGGGCTCGCGTGGATGAGCGGTACCTTTATCAACGGACAAACCGCTTTTATTCAAGGACATGTCGCCACGATCGTCAATAGTCACCCATGGACGCTTGCCGTAATCATGTTTATCGTAGCCGCTTTAACGACAAGCCAAGGAGCCACGACGTTGATTATGGTCCCGATTGCCATCGCTCTTCATTTGCCGCCGTACATCATCATCGGAGCGTGGATGGCCGTCAATGCCAACTACTTTTTGCCGGTCGCGTCGCAGTGCCTTGCCGCCATCTCTTTTGATACCGCCGGTACGACCAAAATCGGCAGGTTTGTGCTCAATCACAGCTTTTTGATACCGGGACTCATAAATAGCGTGATCTCCGTCATTGTTGCTACGTTAATTGGAAGTTTTTTGATTTAG
- a CDS encoding sugar phosphate isomerase/epimerase family protein, producing the protein MLQLSQVAAANYHYKRYSLDYFLDSVARLGFQNIELWASGPHFHLDYFTMEDIKQLNKKIKERGLKVICLTPEQYVYPISISHPDPEYRKQSVEFFCRHIKAASLLECDRMLVTTGIAYLDADEMETWKWCRESLGEICKTAEKEGVYLPVEAFTSFTTHVFNRAEHISRMIKEVGSPYLKGLADTDVMATTGKDTIHDFIRELGNDLNHVHFVDGNPGGHLVPGEGKLDMAGALKALNDIDYKGYLGLELLDRRYILDPEKAMRDSLAWFEKHLS; encoded by the coding sequence ATGCTGCAACTCTCGCAAGTGGCCGCCGCGAACTATCATTACAAAAGGTATTCCCTGGATTATTTTTTGGATTCCGTTGCTAGGTTGGGGTTCCAAAATATTGAATTGTGGGCTTCGGGACCGCATTTTCATTTGGACTACTTTACGATGGAAGATATCAAGCAGTTAAATAAAAAAATCAAAGAACGAGGCTTAAAGGTCATCTGCCTGACACCCGAGCAGTATGTGTATCCGATCAGCATCAGCCATCCCGATCCGGAATACCGCAAGCAAAGCGTCGAGTTTTTTTGCCGGCATATTAAAGCCGCGTCGCTTTTGGAATGCGACAGAATGCTGGTGACCACGGGAATCGCCTATTTGGACGCCGATGAGATGGAAACGTGGAAATGGTGCCGGGAATCTTTGGGAGAAATTTGCAAAACGGCGGAGAAAGAAGGGGTTTACCTTCCCGTAGAGGCGTTTACCAGCTTTACGACGCATGTATTTAACCGGGCCGAGCACATTTCCAGGATGATCAAAGAGGTCGGGAGTCCGTATTTGAAAGGTTTGGCGGATACGGATGTCATGGCCACGACAGGAAAGGATACGATCCATGACTTCATCAGGGAACTCGGAAACGATTTAAATCATGTCCATTTTGTAGACGGTAATCCCGGTGGGCATTTGGTTCCCGGAGAAGGCAAACTCGATATGGCCGGGGCGTTAAAGGCGCTGAACGATATCGATTATAAGGGATATCTGGGCTTGGAGTTGCTGGATAGAAGGTATATTTTGGACCCGGAAAAAGCGATGCGGGATTCGCTCGCATGGTTTGAAAAGCACTTATCCTAA
- a CDS encoding ABC transporter ATP-binding protein gives MSFVLQMRWFFAQRWRQYAVAIVLMTIVSLLSIVPPKMIGSTIDQIRTGTLTADGLRGTVLLLVVLALFLYAMIYIWITTLFGNAILLEKMMRSRLLRHWTRMTPTFFQRNSTGELMALATNDVLAVGQTAGYGVMTLVNTVVGASVVIVTMVSTISFKLMLAALVPMPFVALSISVLGKRMRTRFVAAQTAFGKMNDQALESISGLRVVRSYVQEEHDIEAFDRVTKDVMEKNIRVAAINAMFHPLISSIVGLSMAIGNGYGAYLVFHDQITLGQLVSFNIYLGMLIWPMIAFGEFINVLQRGSASADRLMKSFSQQPDVTDAEETVHVEKPYRIEATGLSFRYPGAAADSLKDVSFRLERGETLGLVGRTGSGKSTLLKQLLRQYPIDPNRLWIANVPIERIELGRVRGWIGYVPQEHLLLSKTIRENIAVGKPDATDAEIRHVLEMACFAGDVEQMPDGWDTLIGENGVMLSGGQKQRVGIARALLADPEVLILDDSLSAVDAKTESFILHNIRKERAGRTTFIATHRLSAVQHANWILVLGEGRVVEEGTHEQLMMKGGWYKEQFERQQMEASLLE, from the coding sequence ATGTCGTTTGTTCTGCAAATGCGCTGGTTTTTCGCGCAGAGGTGGCGGCAGTATGCGGTTGCGATCGTGCTGATGACGATAGTAAGTCTGCTCAGCATCGTCCCGCCGAAAATGATCGGCTCCACCATCGACCAGATCCGGACCGGGACGCTCACGGCAGACGGCCTGCGCGGTACGGTGCTGCTGCTCGTCGTGTTGGCCCTGTTTTTGTACGCGATGATTTACATCTGGATCACCACCTTGTTCGGCAACGCCATATTGCTGGAAAAAATGATGCGCAGCCGCCTGCTGCGCCACTGGACGCGGATGACGCCGACCTTTTTCCAGCGCAACAGCACGGGAGAGCTGATGGCGCTGGCGACGAACGATGTGCTGGCCGTCGGACAAACGGCAGGCTACGGCGTGATGACGCTCGTGAACACGGTCGTCGGCGCTTCCGTCGTCATCGTCACGATGGTATCGACGATCAGCTTCAAGCTGATGCTGGCGGCGCTCGTGCCGATGCCCTTTGTCGCCTTGTCGATCAGCGTGCTCGGCAAGCGGATGCGGACGCGGTTTGTCGCGGCGCAAACCGCTTTCGGCAAAATGAACGACCAGGCGCTCGAGTCGATTTCCGGGCTGCGCGTCGTTCGTTCGTACGTGCAGGAGGAGCACGATATCGAAGCGTTCGACCGGGTGACGAAGGATGTGATGGAAAAAAACATCCGCGTCGCGGCGATCAACGCGATGTTCCATCCGCTCATTTCATCGATTGTAGGGTTGAGCATGGCGATCGGCAACGGCTACGGCGCTTATCTCGTTTTCCATGATCAAATTACGCTCGGGCAGCTCGTGTCGTTTAACATTTATTTGGGCATGCTCATTTGGCCGATGATCGCGTTCGGCGAGTTCATCAATGTGCTGCAGCGGGGGAGCGCCTCGGCGGATCGGCTGATGAAAAGCTTCTCGCAGCAGCCGGATGTGACGGATGCGGAGGAGACGGTGCACGTGGAGAAGCCTTACCGTATCGAAGCGACCGGCCTTTCGTTCCGTTATCCGGGAGCCGCGGCCGACAGTCTGAAGGACGTCTCGTTCCGCCTCGAGCGCGGGGAGACGCTCGGGCTTGTGGGCCGCACCGGGAGCGGCAAAAGCACGCTGCTGAAGCAGCTTCTCCGCCAATATCCGATCGACCCGAACCGCCTGTGGATTGCGAACGTGCCGATTGAGCGGATTGAGCTTGGCCGCGTGCGCGGCTGGATCGGCTATGTGCCGCAGGAGCATTTGCTGCTCTCCAAGACGATCCGTGAAAACATCGCTGTCGGCAAGCCGGATGCGACGGACGCGGAAATCCGCCATGTGTTGGAAATGGCATGTTTCGCCGGAGATGTGGAGCAGATGCCGGACGGCTGGGATACGCTGATCGGCGAAAACGGCGTCATGCTGTCCGGCGGGCAAAAGCAGCGCGTCGGCATCGCGCGGGCGCTGCTGGCTGATCCGGAGGTTCTCATTCTCGACGATTCGCTGTCTGCGGTCGATGCGAAAACGGAAAGCTTCATTTTGCACAATATCCGCAAAGAACGTGCCGGCAGAACGACGTTCATCGCCACGCACCGATTGTCCGCCGTGCAGCATGCCAATTGGATATTGGTGTTGGGCGAAGGGCGGGTGGTCGAAGAGGGGACTCATGAGCAGCTCATGATGAAAGGCGGCTGGTACAAGGAGCAATTTGAGCGCCAGCAGATGGAAGCGAGCTTGCTCGAATAG
- a CDS encoding ABC transporter ATP-binding protein has translation MEGQKNVLRRLAEYALLYKYRIVFALLVLVCAVSAELAGPYIGKLIIDRHIGSIQLPWYEWEPAKVPSDLQRVDYAGKSYVRRDWADGRDLAASGGKEVRIMQVERHMYLIGEAVRIEGNWSLLPAGPDASKARLQISNGKENAVYSAVQLAPADVANFYRHDVMPVIRWLALFVGLLLVAGCLHFVQGFLLQSTAHRIIQRMRMDLMRHIQRIPVRYFDNTPIGQVVSRIANDTEAIRDLFISFMATFVVSSINIAGIYIALFLLDMRLALVTLVMIPLFAAVMWVHLKFSKKYISVMRARLSDMNAMLNESIGVMPMIQAFRRENDRIKEFEALNEDRYVNNVKQFRVFSLSSRNFSGLVSALFVASVIWYFGNQSLHSAISFGVFYAFIDYLGRFFQPIIGIFDQLTNAQRAFVSAEKVFGILDMEGAEVECADGTARPKGYVKFDNVSFAYKDDDYVLKNISFEAKPGETVALVGHTGSGKSSIMNLLLGFYEPTRGTISIDGQSIAGMSKQALRKHMGIVLQDPFLFAGDIKFNVSLYDKRIDLDRVKRALKDVGAAGFIEQLPGGYDEPVVERGSTLSAGQRQLISFARALAYDPAILILDEATASIDSETEGLIQQALRVVSRGRTTFMIAHRLSTIREADQILVLHRGEVERGSHDELMKLQGRYYRMYQLQTSSADTGIGMAQ, from the coding sequence ATGGAAGGTCAAAAGAACGTGCTGCGCAGGCTCGCCGAATACGCGCTGCTGTACAAGTACCGCATCGTTTTCGCGCTGCTGGTGCTCGTCTGCGCGGTGAGCGCGGAACTTGCCGGACCGTACATCGGCAAGCTGATCATCGACCGGCATATCGGCAGCATTCAGCTGCCCTGGTATGAATGGGAGCCGGCGAAGGTACCGTCCGATTTGCAGCGCGTCGATTACGCGGGCAAATCCTATGTCCGCCGCGACTGGGCGGATGGGCGGGATTTGGCCGCGTCCGGCGGCAAGGAAGTGCGCATCATGCAGGTGGAGCGGCATATGTATTTGATCGGCGAAGCGGTTCGCATCGAGGGGAACTGGTCGCTGCTTCCGGCCGGGCCGGACGCTTCCAAAGCCCGGCTGCAAATTTCAAACGGCAAGGAAAACGCGGTATATTCGGCGGTACAGCTGGCGCCTGCGGACGTAGCGAACTTTTACCGCCACGATGTGATGCCGGTTATACGCTGGCTCGCTTTGTTTGTCGGGCTGCTGTTGGTTGCGGGCTGTCTGCATTTCGTGCAGGGATTTTTGCTGCAGTCGACGGCGCACCGCATCATCCAGCGGATGAGAATGGACCTTATGCGGCATATTCAGCGTATTCCGGTCAGATATTTCGATAATACACCGATCGGTCAGGTCGTCTCGCGTATCGCCAACGATACGGAAGCGATCCGCGATTTGTTCATCAGCTTCATGGCGACGTTTGTCGTCAGCTCGATCAATATTGCCGGCATTTACATCGCGTTGTTCCTGCTGGACATGCGGCTTGCGCTTGTCACGCTCGTGATGATTCCGCTGTTCGCGGCGGTGATGTGGGTTCATTTGAAGTTTTCGAAAAAATACATTTCGGTCATGCGGGCGAGGCTCAGCGATATGAATGCGATGCTGAACGAGTCGATCGGCGTCATGCCGATGATTCAGGCGTTTCGCCGCGAGAACGACCGCATCAAGGAGTTCGAAGCGCTCAACGAAGACCGCTATGTGAACAACGTCAAGCAGTTTCGGGTATTTTCCTTGTCTTCGCGAAATTTTTCGGGACTCGTCAGCGCGCTGTTCGTCGCTTCGGTCATCTGGTATTTCGGCAATCAATCGCTGCATTCGGCCATTTCGTTCGGGGTCTTTTATGCGTTTATCGATTATTTGGGCCGTTTCTTCCAGCCGATTATCGGGATCTTCGACCAGTTGACCAACGCGCAGCGCGCTTTCGTTTCCGCAGAAAAAGTATTCGGCATCCTCGACATGGAAGGAGCCGAGGTCGAATGTGCGGACGGGACGGCAAGACCGAAAGGATACGTTAAATTCGACAATGTCTCGTTCGCTTATAAAGATGACGATTACGTGCTGAAAAACATTTCGTTCGAGGCGAAGCCGGGCGAAACGGTCGCACTCGTCGGCCACACGGGCTCCGGGAAGAGCTCGATCATGAACCTGCTGCTCGGCTTTTACGAACCGACGCGGGGGACGATCTCGATCGACGGGCAAAGCATAGCGGGGATGTCGAAGCAGGCGCTGCGCAAGCATATGGGGATCGTGCTGCAGGACCCGTTTCTGTTTGCGGGGGACATCAAATTCAACGTCAGCCTGTACGACAAGAGGATCGATCTGGATCGGGTGAAGCGAGCCTTGAAGGATGTCGGAGCGGCCGGCTTTATCGAGCAGCTTCCCGGCGGCTATGACGAGCCGGTGGTGGAGCGCGGCAGCACTTTGTCGGCCGGCCAGCGCCAGCTCATTTCTTTCGCGCGGGCGCTCGCCTACGATCCGGCGATTCTCATCCTCGACGAAGCGACCGCCAGCATCGACAGCGAGACCGAGGGGCTGATTCAGCAGGCGCTGCGCGTCGTAAGCCGAGGCCGCACGACGTTTATGATCGCCCACCGGCTGTCGACGATCCGCGAGGCGGATCAAATCCTCGTGCTGCACCGCGGAGAAGTCGAGCGGGGCAGCCACGACGAGCTGATGAAACTGCAGGGCCGCTATTACCGGATGTATCAGCTGCAGACAAGCAGCGCCGATACGGGCATCGGAATGGCGCAGTGA
- a CDS encoding MBL fold metallo-hydrolase: MRRTYSNLDDVSTLKSFSELIAWQKERRAKQKDLSFQVPLCEHKQTGWLQSNRTETSLTWIGHSSFLLQIGGLNILTDPVWAQRMGFAGRLAPPGLALEELPEIDIILLSHGHYDHMDLPTLHKLRKRSISEPMLLVPSGLAEVLRKKGFGRIAELEWWASMRIGAVEFHFVPAQHWTRRTLWDTNRSHWGGWMIINAESDDSIYFAGDSGYFRGFGLIGEKFSPRYVLMPIGAYEPEWFMSKQHVNPEEAVQAFIDVRGGVMIPMHYGAFRLADDTPKEALDRLYAEWNRRGLAGECLKVLAVGETLRDAHDKPALPEREARIGSPGR; this comes from the coding sequence TTGCGGCGTACGTACAGCAATTTGGATGATGTATCGACTTTAAAGTCTTTCAGCGAGTTGATCGCTTGGCAAAAGGAAAGAAGGGCCAAACAGAAGGATCTTTCCTTTCAAGTGCCTCTTTGCGAACATAAGCAGACCGGGTGGCTGCAAAGCAACCGTACCGAAACGTCGCTGACGTGGATCGGACATTCCAGCTTTTTGCTGCAAATCGGTGGGCTCAATATATTGACCGATCCGGTATGGGCGCAGCGGATGGGATTTGCCGGAAGGTTGGCCCCGCCGGGACTTGCTTTGGAAGAGCTTCCGGAGATCGATATCATCTTGCTATCGCATGGGCATTACGACCACATGGACTTGCCCACTTTGCATAAGCTGCGTAAGAGATCGATTTCGGAGCCGATGCTGCTTGTCCCATCGGGGCTGGCGGAGGTGCTGCGGAAGAAGGGCTTCGGCCGGATCGCCGAGTTGGAGTGGTGGGCCTCCATGCGGATAGGGGCGGTGGAGTTTCATTTTGTTCCGGCCCAGCACTGGACGCGGAGGACGCTTTGGGATACGAACCGCTCCCATTGGGGCGGGTGGATGATCATAAACGCGGAAAGCGACGATTCGATTTATTTTGCCGGAGACAGCGGTTATTTTCGGGGCTTCGGGCTGATCGGCGAAAAATTCTCTCCCCGCTATGTACTGATGCCGATAGGGGCTTATGAGCCGGAGTGGTTTATGTCGAAGCAGCACGTAAATCCGGAAGAAGCGGTACAGGCGTTTATCGATGTCCGCGGCGGCGTCATGATTCCGATGCATTACGGCGCTTTTCGGCTGGCGGACGATACGCCGAAGGAAGCGCTCGACCGGCTTTACGCCGAATGGAACCGCCGCGGACTAGCCGGTGAGTGCTTGAAGGTGCTCGCAGTGGGGGAGACGCTGCGGGATGCACATGACAAGCCGGCGCTTCCGGAACGGGAGGCGCGGATCGGATCGCCGGGCAGGTAG
- a CDS encoding conserved virulence factor C family protein has translation MHILSIEPTPSPNTMKVNVDEKLPDGMRATYTPETAAAAPESIRRLLAISGVKSIYRAADFIAVDREPKGDWQAILAQVREALGGDAAADGEAAPPAAASEAAPYGEVKVLLQTFRGIPLQVRVNAGTEQLRAALPERFNEAAVRAAAAAPNLIKERQLEELGVRYGELRDVLDAVVQEIDAAYDEPRLEELVRAAMAMAPGEPAAAPPERRELSADEVAARFASGDWKVRYAALQQMRPSADKLPLLAKAVADENVSVRRLATVYLGDLKSPEALPYLYRALEDESVAVRRTAGDTLSDLGDPAAIPAMIRALADRSKIVRWRAARFLYEVGDESAVPALRAAEDDPEFEVRMQVKMALERIEGGHEAEGSVWQQMTRRDRSK, from the coding sequence ATGCACATCCTTTCGATAGAACCGACGCCCAGTCCGAATACGATGAAAGTCAACGTCGACGAAAAGCTGCCGGACGGCATGCGGGCCACCTATACGCCGGAGACGGCGGCAGCCGCGCCGGAGTCGATCCGGCGGCTGCTGGCTATTTCCGGCGTGAAGAGCATTTACCGCGCCGCCGATTTCATCGCCGTAGACCGGGAGCCGAAGGGCGACTGGCAGGCGATTCTTGCCCAGGTGCGCGAAGCGCTGGGCGGAGATGCTGCGGCGGACGGGGAGGCCGCCCCGCCTGCCGCAGCGTCTGAAGCAGCGCCTTACGGCGAAGTAAAGGTGCTGCTTCAGACGTTCCGCGGCATCCCGCTTCAGGTGCGGGTGAACGCGGGCACCGAGCAGCTCCGCGCGGCGCTGCCGGAGCGCTTCAACGAGGCGGCGGTCCGGGCTGCAGCGGCCGCGCCGAATTTGATCAAGGAGCGCCAGCTCGAGGAGCTCGGCGTCCGCTATGGAGAGCTGCGCGACGTGCTGGACGCCGTCGTGCAGGAAATCGACGCCGCGTACGACGAGCCGCGGCTGGAAGAGCTCGTCCGGGCGGCCATGGCAATGGCGCCCGGGGAGCCGGCGGCTGCGCCGCCCGAGCGGCGCGAGCTGTCCGCGGACGAAGTCGCGGCCCGCTTCGCGAGCGGCGATTGGAAGGTGCGCTATGCGGCACTGCAGCAAATGCGGCCGAGCGCGGATAAACTGCCGCTGCTGGCCAAAGCTGTCGCCGACGAGAACGTGTCCGTTCGGCGGCTGGCGACGGTGTACCTCGGGGACTTAAAGTCCCCCGAGGCGCTGCCCTACCTGTACCGCGCCCTCGAGGACGAGTCGGTAGCGGTACGGCGAACCGCCGGCGATACGTTGTCCGATCTCGGCGACCCGGCGGCCATCCCCGCGATGATCCGCGCGCTCGCCGACCGCAGCAAAATTGTGCGCTGGCGCGCCGCACGCTTCTTGTACGAGGTCGGCGACGAAAGCGCCGTCCCCGCCCTGCGGGCCGCCGAGGACGATCCGGAATTTGAAGTGCGCATGCAGGTGAAAATGGCGCTGGAACGCATCGAAGGCGGCCATGAAGCCGAAGGTTCGGTATGGCAGCAAATGACCCGGCGCGACCGCTCGAAGTGA
- a CDS encoding guanylate kinase, whose translation MYELKDKETIFVFTGPNGAGRRTVADMAGNTLGVKQVLSYTTRPPRPAEVNGQDYHFISGEQFVEAVRRNEFLEVIEIDGYMYGIKDKDVEDMLRENGAVYLVLNRHGADILKRLYGDNVVRICVYADRETILERQKERGDSALMIERYMSHFDEEMAYRAECEHAFENIDLAHTIFDLTKTLDSYLNRNLLDLD comes from the coding sequence ATGTACGAGCTGAAGGACAAAGAGACTATATTTGTTTTTACCGGTCCGAACGGGGCCGGCCGCAGAACTGTCGCCGATATGGCAGGAAATACGTTAGGCGTTAAACAGGTACTCTCGTATACGACCAGACCTCCCCGTCCGGCTGAAGTGAATGGGCAGGATTATCATTTCATCTCCGGCGAACAGTTCGTGGAAGCAGTGCGCCGGAACGAATTTTTGGAAGTGATCGAAATCGACGGCTACATGTACGGCATCAAGGACAAAGACGTGGAAGACATGCTTAGGGAAAACGGCGCGGTTTACCTTGTGCTCAATCGGCACGGCGCCGATATTTTGAAACGCCTGTATGGCGACAACGTCGTGCGCATCTGCGTATACGCCGATCGCGAAACGATCCTGGAAAGGCAGAAGGAACGCGGAGACTCTGCGCTGATGATCGAGAGGTACATGTCTCATTTTGACGAGGAGATGGCTTATCGTGCCGAATGCGAGCATGCCTTTGAAAATATCGATCTTGCGCATACGATTTTTGATTTGACGAAAACGTTGGACAGCTATTTGAACCGCAATCTGCTTGATCTGGATTAA